The genomic DNA CACAAACGGCAACAACCAGAGAAGGTACCATGGATATACGACCGGCGCGCATAGAAGCGATGCTGCCATGGGCCATGCAAATGCGTCTGAAGACGATTCCGGGGCCTTGCTTCTCAGCCAGATTGCGGTAAGAAAGCCGACGAGCACTGCCAGCGCAACTACAAGCTGCGGAGCCGCCACTCGCTCGAGCATTGCAAATACCGGATCATTAAAGCGGAAACTGTGCACGTAAGTGCCGAGCGAGCCGATCGGAATCCGCCCGTGGTTGAGAAATGGTACGTATAGAAGTCCGACCACGACTGCCGCCAGCGCGCCGTCGCGCATACGAACACGCTTCCAGTAGAGTGGCAGCAATACAATCGGGAGCAATTTCACTGCAACCGCCAGCCCAAATGCCAGGGCTGCAAGCGCACGCCAGCGCCGTCCCAGCGCGGCGACAGATACCAACAGCAGCAGCGCGCCGACAATATCGATATGACCACTGCCGGCCACTTCCGTCGCCACGAGTGGATGCCAGGCATAAGCCAGAACCCAATGCGCTGATTGCCCACTACTACGCAAGACATCGAGCAAGACGAGAACAATTGCGAAATCGCAGACCACAAATGCTACTTTCAACGCAAAGATAGACTCATGAATCGCCGTTACGGCGCGGAAGAAAAGCTGAGCGCCCGGTGGATATGGGCTCGGTACATCCGGGTTGTTCAGCGTGCGGGTCTCGGGTGTATGCAACGTGGCGAGCGCAGGATCGCTGGGAACGAGAATATAAGGGTTATAGCCGAGCCGCTGCACGCGGCCATCCCAGACATATCGGTGAATGTCATCATCTAAACCCGGCTGCATCAGGAGAAATGGAATATGCCACAGCGCAGCCAGCACCAGCCCGATAACGATGACGCGCCGCGGAAATCTTGGTGTGGAGAAGAACTCGCGCATAGCGAGCAGGTACGCGATGCCGGCAACGGCCAGCGGAATCATGAAGGAGGGTCCGCCCATGCTGCTGAAATTGCGTGAGCAGATTGTCAGCGACACAAGCAAGATGCCGCCGAGCCCATAGAGCCTGTGGGATGGCGTGAGCTTCACAGGTCTCCCGTGCCCGGCCGCAACTGTGCCACCGCCTGTTCCCACTGTTTCAGCCAGACCGCGGTTCGTGGCGCCCTGGCCGGAGCGAGCCGCAATTCCGCGGCCAGCCGAGTTAAGTCGCCCTCCACGTCGATGTCGTAGAAGGGATCCGTGAAACCGACGGAAAGCTGTAGTCCGCGAGCGCGCGCCAGCAAGGCCTCAAGCGCGCTCGTAGTGCCCATGCCGTCGCCATGGAAAAGCGCTGGATGGGCGGCCTTGGCCCCTACGAGATAGTAGCCGCCATCATGTGTCGGTCCAACAACCAGGTCGTGCCCGGTGAGCGTCTCGAACGCGCTTTCAAGAACTGAAGCCGGCAGATGCGGGCTGTCGCTGTTGAAGGCAACGACGCCTTGCCGGCCAGACGCTGCGAAGTGTGCAAACACCGAGGTCAGGCCAGCCGCAAGGCCTTGCCCTTTCTGCGCTACGACATCCACCACACCTCGCGCCAACCGCGTGAGCTCTTCGACATCCGAAGCAGGGCACATAATGGCAACCTCCACAGTACCCAACGAGCGCGCTAGTGCCATTGTGTCATCCAAAAGGCAGCAATAGAGCTCGGTGACCGCTTCAACTGGAAGGCTCTGAGCTAAACGGGTCTTGACCATGCCCGGCCTGGGTGCTTTTGCCATGACAACCAGCCTGCGGTCCCTTTTGGACGAATGTGCTGTAACTTTGCTGGAGGATTCCATAGGAGGTCGCTTTGGCAAGACTCACGCTGGCCGTGGCACTCCGGCCCTTCGATGCCGGAAATAATAGCGCACGATCAGGCTGAGGATGAACCACGCCGCCCCCACAGTGCCCTTCAGCGTACCGCTGATCTTCGACTTCCCAATGCGCGGATAATAACTGACCGGCACCTCAACGATGCGGAATCCCGCAAGCGTTCCTTTTAGAATCATTTCAACCGCCCAGCCGTAGGTGTTCTCCTGGAGCTCAAGCCGGCGAAGGACATCTGCTCGACCGGCGCGGAACGGCCCGAGGTCACTGATCCTCACGCCGTACAGAAGCCTGATCAGGCTGGCCGCGAGGCGATTTCCAAACGCCTGATGCCACGGCAACGCCCCGGGAATGCGCTGCTCGCCGAGGCGAGAACCGAGTGTGATATCGGCACGGCCGTCAATGATCGGAGTCAAGAGAAGTGGCAGCTCACCTGGTCGATCGCTGTAATCGCCATCGAGGAACACTACAACGTCGGGGCTGTTTGCAGCAGCCAGTCCGGTCAAACAGGCGCGACCGTATCCGCGACGAGGTTCGTGGATGACGCGGGCGCCCATCTTTGAGGCGATCTCGGGAGTCCCGTCAGTTGAATTGCTGTCTACAACCAGAACCTCAGTGACAATATCGGCCGGGAGATCAGCTAAGACGCGGCCGATGGACTGCGCTTCGTTGTGCGTAGGAATGACCACCGACACGCGCGCTTGATCCTGGCTCAAGTCACCACCATGGGGAGGACGGCCGGCGTCGCGCTAGCAAGGCGTCGACGCCCCACGCTCGACCGGCCCGCCCCACCGCGAGCCCAAGCGATGCGAGCACCGGAACCAGCAGCTCCCAAATCCACGACGTG from Terriglobales bacterium includes the following:
- a CDS encoding glycosyltransferase 87 family protein — protein: MKLTPSHRLYGLGGILLVSLTICSRNFSSMGGPSFMIPLAVAGIAYLLAMREFFSTPRFPRRVIVIGLVLAALWHIPFLLMQPGLDDDIHRYVWDGRVQRLGYNPYILVPSDPALATLHTPETRTLNNPDVPSPYPPGAQLFFRAVTAIHESIFALKVAFVVCDFAIVLVLLDVLRSSGQSAHWVLAYAWHPLVATEVAGSGHIDIVGALLLLVSVAALGRRWRALAALAFGLAVAVKLLPIVLLPLYWKRVRMRDGALAAVVVGLLYVPFLNHGRIPIGSLGTYVHSFRFNDPVFAMLERVAAPQLVVALAVLVGFLTAIWLRSKAPESSSDAFAWPMAASLLCAPVVYPWYLLWLLPFVRSASTVPIIIWTVSIIPTYYVWHLRTIGRPWLVPGWIMLLEYGSVAAAAAIIAFRRFTRPAVTRCSTE
- a CDS encoding TIGR04282 family arsenosugar biosynthesis glycosyltransferase → MESSSKVTAHSSKRDRRLVVMAKAPRPGMVKTRLAQSLPVEAVTELYCCLLDDTMALARSLGTVEVAIMCPASDVEELTRLARGVVDVVAQKGQGLAAGLTSVFAHFAASGRQGVVAFNSDSPHLPASVLESAFETLTGHDLVVGPTHDGGYYLVGAKAAHPALFHGDGMGTTSALEALLARARGLQLSVGFTDPFYDIDVEGDLTRLAAELRLAPARAPRTAVWLKQWEQAVAQLRPGTGDL
- a CDS encoding glycosyltransferase family 2 protein; translated protein: MSQDQARVSVVIPTHNEAQSIGRVLADLPADIVTEVLVVDSNSTDGTPEIASKMGARVIHEPRRGYGRACLTGLAAANSPDVVVFLDGDYSDRPGELPLLLTPIIDGRADITLGSRLGEQRIPGALPWHQAFGNRLAASLIRLLYGVRISDLGPFRAGRADVLRRLELQENTYGWAVEMILKGTLAGFRIVEVPVSYYPRIGKSKISGTLKGTVGAAWFILSLIVRYYFRHRRAGVPRPA